Proteins encoded by one window of Orbaceae bacterium BiB:
- the glnK gene encoding P-II family nitrogen regulator, translating into MKLVTVIIKPFKLEEVREALSNIGVNGLTVTEVKGFGRQKGHAELYRGAEYTVNFLPKVKIDVAISDELLDDVINTISKAAYTGKIGDGKIFVMPLENAIRIRTGETDEAAL; encoded by the coding sequence ATGAAGTTAGTTACCGTCATTATCAAACCTTTTAAGCTGGAAGAAGTTCGCGAAGCGCTATCTAATATTGGTGTTAATGGATTAACCGTGACTGAGGTAAAAGGTTTTGGGCGCCAAAAAGGCCATGCTGAACTTTATCGTGGGGCAGAGTATACCGTCAATTTTCTACCAAAAGTAAAAATTGATGTCGCTATCAGTGATGAATTATTAGATGACGTGATCAATACAATTAGTAAAGCAGCATATACCGGTAAAATTGGTGATGGCAAAATTTTTGTGATGCCACTTGAAAATGCGATTCGTATTCGTACTGGTGAAACTGATGAAGCGGCGCTTTAA
- the amtB gene encoding ammonium transporter AmtB has protein sequence MFKKLLLLLVILVSTSAFADEVIVEPVMSTVDKADNGFMMICTALVLFMSVPGIALFYGGLLRSKNVLSMLSQVLFTFSLIAVLWILYGYSLAFGEGNWFYGNFDWLLLSGIKPTDASGTIYQFIWIAFQGSFACITCCLIPGAFAERIKFPAVIIFMIIWFTFSYIPMAHMVWGGGILGDEGALDFAGGTVVHINAAVAGLVGAYFIKKRLGFNKEALKPFNLPYVYLGAAILYIGWFGFNAGSAVQANEIAGLAFINTVAATAAAVLSWSAVEWIHRGKPSCLGACSGVIAGLVGITPAAGFVGVGGALIIGLICGAMGVWGVSVLKRMLRVDDTCDVFGVHGVCGIVGCLLTGIFTADSLGGVGYAEGVTMLSQVGVQAMSIITCVIWTGVVAFIAFKVADKLVGLRVSEEHEREGLDINSHGESAFNH, from the coding sequence ATGTTTAAAAAATTATTATTACTTTTAGTTATTTTGGTTTCCACCAGCGCGTTTGCTGATGAAGTTATTGTGGAACCGGTAATGAGTACTGTTGATAAGGCAGACAATGGATTTATGATGATTTGTACGGCATTAGTCTTATTTATGTCGGTACCTGGAATTGCTCTATTTTATGGTGGATTATTACGTTCTAAAAACGTACTTTCGATGTTATCACAAGTATTATTCACCTTTTCGTTAATTGCCGTATTATGGATTTTGTACGGTTATTCTCTCGCTTTTGGGGAAGGGAACTGGTTTTATGGTAACTTTGATTGGCTTTTATTGTCAGGTATTAAACCAACGGATGCCTCTGGAACAATATATCAATTTATTTGGATTGCTTTTCAGGGATCATTCGCCTGTATTACATGTTGTTTAATCCCTGGCGCTTTTGCTGAAAGAATCAAGTTTCCAGCGGTTATTATTTTTATGATAATTTGGTTTACTTTCTCTTATATTCCAATGGCTCACATGGTATGGGGCGGCGGCATATTAGGTGATGAAGGTGCATTAGACTTTGCTGGTGGTACTGTTGTTCATATTAATGCGGCGGTTGCAGGGTTAGTGGGTGCATACTTTATTAAAAAACGTTTAGGGTTTAATAAAGAAGCACTTAAGCCATTCAATTTACCTTATGTCTATTTAGGGGCTGCAATTCTTTATATCGGATGGTTTGGCTTTAATGCGGGATCTGCTGTACAAGCTAATGAGATTGCTGGTTTAGCTTTTATTAATACGGTTGCAGCAACGGCCGCGGCAGTTCTTTCATGGTCAGCGGTTGAATGGATACATCGTGGTAAGCCTTCTTGTTTAGGGGCCTGTTCTGGAGTTATCGCTGGGTTAGTCGGTATCACGCCAGCTGCGGGTTTTGTTGGTGTTGGTGGTGCATTAATTATTGGTCTAATTTGTGGTGCGATGGGTGTTTGGGGCGTATCTGTATTAAAACGAATGTTGCGAGTTGATGATACCTGTGACGTATTTGGCGTACATGGTGTATGTGGGATTGTCGGTTGCTTATTAACTGGAATATTTACTGCTGATTCACTCGGCGGCGTCGGTTATGCCGAAGGAGTAACCATGCTATCTCAAGTAGGAGTTCAAGCGATGAGTATTATCACTTGTGTTATTTGGACTGGTGTTGTTGCTTTCATTGCCTTCAAAGTTGCAGATAAACTAGTTGGTTTAAGAGTATCTGAAGAACATGAACGAGAAGGTCTTGATATTAACAGTCACGGTGAAAGTGCTTTTAATCACTAA
- the hslU gene encoding HslU--HslV peptidase ATPase subunit, whose protein sequence is MSEMTPREIVSELNQHIIGQDKAKRSVAIALRNRWRRMQLNEALRHEVTPKNILMIGPTGVGKTEIARRLAKLANAPFIKVEATKFTEVGYVGKEVDSIIRDLTDSAVKMIRGQAIEKNRNRAEELAEERILDVLVPPAKDGWGQVEGNTDSTARQAFRKKLREGSLDDKEIEIEVSGVNIGVEIMAPPGMEEMTSQLQSMFQNLGGQKTKPRKMKIKDAFKLLIEEEAAKLVNPEELKHEAIEAVEQNGIVFIDEIDKVCKRNGNTSGVDVSREGVQRDLLPLVEGCTVSTKHGAVKTDHILFIASGAFQTASPSDLIPELQGRLPIRVELQALTTEDFERILTEPNASLTVQYKALMATEGVNIEFTEDGIRKIAQSAWQVNEQNENIGARRLHTVLERLMEEVSFDASELNGTTITIDAEYVSGHLDKLVADEDLSKFIL, encoded by the coding sequence ATGTCTGAAATGACTCCTAGAGAGATAGTTAGCGAACTTAACCAACATATTATTGGTCAAGATAAAGCCAAGCGTTCCGTTGCCATTGCTTTACGTAACCGTTGGCGTCGTATGCAACTTAATGAAGCTTTACGTCATGAAGTGACACCTAAAAATATCCTAATGATCGGACCAACCGGTGTAGGTAAAACTGAAATTGCACGTCGTCTTGCTAAATTGGCAAATGCACCCTTTATTAAAGTTGAAGCGACTAAATTTACTGAAGTAGGTTATGTCGGTAAAGAAGTTGACTCCATCATTCGTGATTTAACCGATTCAGCGGTAAAGATGATTCGTGGGCAAGCGATCGAAAAAAATCGTAACCGTGCTGAAGAGTTAGCTGAAGAGCGTATTTTAGATGTTCTTGTTCCACCAGCAAAAGATGGCTGGGGACAAGTAGAAGGAAATACTGACTCGACTGCAAGACAAGCTTTTCGTAAAAAATTACGCGAAGGCAGCTTAGACGATAAAGAGATTGAGATTGAAGTTTCTGGCGTCAATATCGGTGTTGAAATTATGGCACCTCCTGGTATGGAAGAGATGACTAGCCAGTTACAATCTATGTTCCAAAATTTAGGTGGACAAAAAACTAAACCACGTAAAATGAAAATTAAAGATGCTTTTAAGCTACTTATTGAAGAAGAAGCTGCAAAACTCGTTAATCCAGAAGAGCTGAAACATGAAGCGATTGAAGCTGTAGAGCAAAATGGTATCGTATTTATTGATGAGATTGATAAAGTCTGTAAACGTAATGGTAATACATCAGGAGTGGATGTTTCTCGTGAAGGTGTACAGCGTGACTTATTACCATTAGTTGAAGGATGTACTGTATCTACTAAACATGGTGCAGTAAAAACGGACCATATTTTATTTATCGCATCAGGAGCATTCCAGACGGCAAGTCCATCTGATTTAATTCCTGAACTACAAGGCCGTTTACCAATTCGTGTTGAATTACAGGCATTAACTACCGAAGATTTCGAACGTATTTTAACCGAGCCAAATGCATCATTAACCGTACAGTATAAAGCACTTATGGCAACCGAAGGCGTCAATATTGAGTTTACCGAAGATGGTATTCGTAAAATTGCACAATCGGCATGGCAGGTCAATGAACAAAATGAAAACATCGGAGCTCGTCGTCTACATACCGTACTTGAACGATTAATGGAAGAAGTCTCTTTCGATGCGAGCGAACTAAATGGTACAACTATCACAATCGATGCTGAGTATGTAAGTGGTCACTTAGATAAACTTGTCGCAGATGAGGATTTAAGTAAATTTATTCTTTAA
- the hslV gene encoding ATP-dependent protease subunit HslV produces MTTIVSVRRNGQVVIGGDGQVTLGERIIMKGNAKKVRRLYNNKVIAGFAGGTADAFTLFELFERKLEMHQGHLTKAAVELAKDWRTDRMLRKLEALLAVADETASLIITGTGDVIQPEDDLIAIGSGGPYAQAAARALLDSTELSARDIVQKSLTIAGDICVYTNGYQTIEELNY; encoded by the coding sequence GTGACTACAATTGTTAGCGTCCGTCGTAATGGACAAGTTGTCATTGGTGGTGATGGACAAGTTACCCTAGGTGAAAGAATAATCATGAAAGGGAATGCTAAAAAAGTTCGTCGTCTCTATAACAATAAAGTCATTGCTGGCTTTGCTGGTGGTACGGCAGATGCTTTTACCCTATTTGAACTGTTTGAACGTAAACTGGAAATGCACCAAGGACATTTAACGAAAGCGGCTGTTGAATTAGCAAAAGATTGGCGTACCGATCGCATGTTACGCAAGCTTGAAGCATTACTAGCTGTGGCAGATGAAACCGCATCATTGATTATTACGGGAACAGGTGATGTTATCCAACCAGAAGATGATTTGATCGCAATTGGTTCTGGTGGACCTTATGCTCAAGCGGCTGCCCGAGCACTATTAGATAGTACAGAACTATCAGCTCGTGATATTGTGCAAAAATCGCTCACCATTGCTGGGGATATTTGTGTCTATACTAATGGTTACCAAACTATTGAAGAATTAAATTATTAA